Genomic DNA from Brassica rapa cultivar Chiifu-401-42 chromosome A04, CAAS_Brap_v3.01, whole genome shotgun sequence:
tatcaacataaaatgttacaaccaataaaatattatttattttgttttatataaaaatttaatttgataatttaaaaagaattgggctatactatttaatttcaaaattcgttattggaatatataaaatatggtctATATTAAATAAGATAAACAGTCAAATGATAATTAACTAAtgacaatatatttatgttttcttagaAATGTTAATATTTAGATGtatatttctttttgttaggagaatatcatatatgagtaattttaggatgtttagttaaatttctaatgaatggtctaacatagacttgtgtatggtagataaaaaataggattctattttaatagagtagataatGTGAATTAGCTCTACATTTGGAAATGGTTTGGGATAGCACatagttaaaacttaaaagtttTTGATAAAGATGTTCTTCCGTTACACCGGAAGcgcataaaaaataaagaaaatgataaagaagaagatgataatgtgtgtgagagagagtatttaatatattattctaTATTTAGTGATCATATAGTATATACAGAATACTGTAGCCATGAGTTTCATATGGTCATTTGtcaaattatagttttttttatagttatacAATGCAAATTCCGacgacagaaaaaaaaaaacagtgcaAATTCCCATGATAAAACAGACTCCTTTTTTCTTATTCAACTGGATGAGAAAAGACATTACACAGAGATCACATTTGTCTGAATCTCTTTTCAAATCCTTCCGAAGTTCGGATTGATTCTTTTTTATATCTTAGCATGACTCTCTTGcacatataataatatataaactcaaacaacttttatttttaaactatataaatatttatactactTCAATCAATCCTGGATACCAAAGCTGCCAATTCCTTGGATCCATGATCATCATGATGCAATTCTTCATTCGAAATTATAATTTGTCTGCTGCGGCTTCTCTTGAAACTGCTGGTTGAtgttgagttgatccaacatgTTTGCGTTCATTCTCTCACTTTCCCTCCTCCGGTATTCGCTCACCTCTTCTCTTAGCCTACTCATCTCTTCTCTCTGCACACTCGCCTCTTCTATTAGCCGACGAACTTCTCCATTCAATTGTTGGATCAAGTCTGCAACCACAGATTCCACGTTTATACATCATATTCAAAAATCTTATCTTTTTACAATACATATATGTTTACACCTTTCTTTAGTAATGAAGATTTATGAGTAATTAAGAAAGATGTAGCACTTAATAAATGGTCAACCGCTCGCTTTTTAATTCGAGagtaagatatatatattttaaatggtaACAAAAGTATTAATAAAGCTTAAAGTTGTTTCCACAACTGGGTATCAGATCATGCAAGTAACCATGGATGAAAAGTCTCGTCAAAACCCTATAAACTATATCTGACATCCTCACAAAATATAGATGAGAGTACCTTCACGAAGTCGTGCATGCGCCTCCCCTGCATGAAGACGAATCCTAAATTGCACGCACTCGTCATCCGCCGTCATTCTTCCTCTCTGCATACAACCAGAATATAATATACAAGctattaattaacaaaatctATCTCACAGGAACAAACCGTGACAAGTAAGATGGTGATCACCTTCTCAAGCTTGAGCTCGGCAGTCAATATATCAATCTGAGTCTCAAGTGTCTCGACTTTGTCTTCCAACTCGGACTCGTGCAGCGCCTTCTTCGCCTTTGAACGTGCAGCTGATTCCCGGTTCGACAAGGTTCTGAAATGATATATATGATCACATGGGTATATATAAATGTCACAAAAACAAATACTTATACAATCTAAGCTAAGCTATATATAGGAGATCAATTGATTACATTTTGAGATGCTTAGGATCAGATTCTGCCATCTCTTTCAGTTCGTCAGAGGCGGCAATCTTACTCAGTTGATCTGCATTAAACAGGCCTGAGAAGACAGACGCCGGCTGACTACTCCCTGAGCCTACTGAGGAGGACTCGAGCATCGTGTGTGGAACCTGAGATAACATCCACTGCGAGGGGCTTGATCCCGCGGGGATGAAATTCTGCGACCCGAACTGGAATGGCTGTGGGATATGAAGAAGCAGTGAAAAGGGTGGGAGTGAGCTTCCGGTAGGCGGCGGCATGGTTGCTCTATTGGAACTCTCGTCACCAAAAGGGTTAGCCCTCGGGTATTGGCTGAGACCGGAGTATGAAGGAGGAATACCGGCGTGACCATCCATCGATACGGAGACGAAGAACGGCGTCGAGTCTCTGCATCATATCGACAGATTAGCGCTAAAAAggttaaataaatatacatataactcTTGAAAAAAAACTTAGCATGCTATATACATGACTAGAATCATAAAAGGTTCAAAATGAGTGTCTAGTttatagagagaaaaaaaaaccacTGAAACATTTTGTAAGACTATATCAgagttttaccaaaaaagtAGAAAAGAATATACCAGAGCTAGGAAGAGGAGATTACACCTCAAATAGTTTATGGCTTTCGAAAAGGCTTTTGTTGCATGATACTTGCACGAGCTAGGTATTTATATTTACGGTTTCTGTTCATTTCCGAAAAGATAggaaaaaaagacaaaagagaCTAGTTAGGAATCTTGTGTTGGTCAAGATGAAAATATAGACAAAAGAGACTAGTTAGGAATCTTGTATTGGTCAAGatgaaaatatatctttttgtcATCATCACAGTTAAAGTTCTTTACAAGTGTCATTCACTGATAAGTGTGTTTGAGGGAAAAAaagaatgtaatttttttttaaaagaatgcaatatttttaaaaggaaTGTAATTGTTGACTATTAGCTACAGATAACTAAAGTTAGACTAATTACGGAGCAGCACGTTTCTTCCTTGTACCAATCAGTTTGCAAGTAGGggtaaacattttattttaattcgAT
This window encodes:
- the LOC103864257 gene encoding transcription factor VIP1-like, translating into MDGHAGIPPSYSGLSQYPRANPFGDESSNRATMPPPTGSSLPPFSLLLHIPQPFQFGSQNFIPAGSSPSQWMLSQVPHTMLESSSVGSGSSQPASVFSGLFNADQLSKIAASDELKEMAESDPKHLKITLSNRESAARSKAKKALHESELEDKVETLETQIDILTAELKLEKRGRMTADDECVQFRIRLHAGEAHARLREDLIQQLNGEVRRLIEEASVQREEMSRLREEVSEYRRRESERMNANMLDQLNINQQFQEKPQQTNYNFE